One Deltaproteobacteria bacterium DNA window includes the following coding sequences:
- a CDS encoding transglycosylase SLT domain-containing protein: protein MPIPKNFIPKNRPTNGRWAVLIIAAFLFLLHFLFLPSPALSQESGINHSVPLVTDFPVPKRLKLCNEPMPLEDRWVWEMLDRELTIAAWDRAQVFMWLKRAGRYFPYLEKRLREEGMPGDLKYLAVAESSLLTHIRSSKGAIGPWQFMPRTARRHGLRKDRRMDERRDFERATDAALRYLKKLKKTFGSWTMAMAAYNCGEARMKQEIRAQKEKSYYRLNLPNETERFIYRIAAIKLIMENPETYGYRVPKEKIYRPVQYDSVRIRVRVPIHLADFAKALGTNLKAIKDLNPQILGYHLPTGTYTLKTPPGTGRQVKQVLVRLARQTPSPGKVSGKYYIVRNGDTLLRISRKTGVPVSALQALNGIDGSLIRVGQRLRISH from the coding sequence ATGCCGATCCCAAAAAATTTCATCCCCAAGAATAGACCGACAAACGGACGTTGGGCCGTATTGATCATTGCGGCTTTTCTCTTTCTTCTCCACTTCCTGTTCCTCCCTTCCCCTGCCCTCTCCCAAGAGAGCGGGATAAACCATTCCGTCCCTCTCGTGACGGACTTTCCCGTCCCCAAGAGATTGAAACTTTGCAACGAGCCCATGCCCCTTGAGGACCGGTGGGTGTGGGAGATGCTGGACCGTGAGCTGACCATCGCCGCCTGGGACCGAGCTCAGGTATTCATGTGGCTGAAGCGGGCGGGCCGGTATTTCCCCTATCTTGAAAAAAGACTCCGGGAAGAAGGGATGCCCGGAGATCTCAAGTACCTGGCAGTCGCGGAGAGCTCTCTTTTGACTCATATCCGTTCCTCAAAGGGGGCTATCGGGCCCTGGCAGTTCATGCCGAGAACGGCCAGGCGCCACGGCCTCCGCAAGGATCGCCGAATGGATGAACGCAGGGATTTTGAGCGCGCCACGGATGCGGCCTTGAGGTACCTGAAGAAACTGAAGAAAACCTTCGGCTCCTGGACCATGGCCATGGCCGCCTATAACTGCGGGGAGGCCAGGATGAAACAGGAGATCAGGGCCCAGAAGGAAAAAAGCTACTATCGGCTCAATCTACCCAACGAAACAGAGCGCTTTATTTACCGAATCGCTGCCATCAAACTCATCATGGAAAATCCTGAGACTTACGGCTATCGGGTGCCGAAAGAGAAGATCTACCGGCCTGTGCAATACGATTCAGTCAGGATCAGGGTTCGAGTCCCCATCCATCTCGCGGACTTCGCCAAGGCCCTGGGCACGAACCTGAAGGCCATAAAAGACCTCAATCCCCAGATCCTGGGTTATCACCTGCCCACGGGGACCTATACCTTAAAAACTCCGCCCGGTACGGGAAGGCAGGTCAAACAGGTGCTGGTCCGCTTAGCCCGACAAACCCCCTCGCCCGGCAAGGTCTCGGGCAAGTATTATATCGTTCGAAACGGTGATACCCTGTTGCGGATTTCAAGAAAGACAGGGGTCCCGGTTTCGGCTCTGCAGGCCTTAAACGGTATCGACGGCTCCCTTATTCGTGTTGGACAAAGGCTTAGAATCTCTCACTGA
- a CDS encoding amino acid ABC transporter permease → MDSTIQPTQGDTLKPPVTHIGIIGWVRANLFNGVFNSFLTILTLFILWETVPPFFKWAFVDSVWNTPAGACREATGACWSVITKNLRFVIFGFYPYDQQWRPLVAMLLLIGLLFYSRDRNHWKKSLAYAWILGLVIMGFLMRGGLFGLVPVETTKWGGLPLTLLLSVFGLTAAYPLGVLLALGRQSRMQGVKYLSVIYIELIRGVPLISLLFMSAIIFPLFLPEGVNINKILRAQVAIILFTAAYIAEVVRGGLQGMSKGQYEAAESLGLNYYLTMRLVILPQALKIVIPPTVSILISAFKDTSLVVIIALWDLLKTSKAVLSNPEWMGFSREMYIFVAILYFLGCFSMSNYSRKLEKELSQGER, encoded by the coding sequence ATGGATTCCACAATCCAACCAACCCAAGGCGACACCCTAAAACCTCCAGTTACCCACATCGGTATCATCGGATGGGTAAGGGCGAACCTTTTCAACGGCGTCTTCAACTCCTTCCTCACTATTCTGACGCTCTTCATCCTCTGGGAGACCGTGCCTCCCTTTTTCAAGTGGGCCTTTGTGGATAGTGTATGGAATACTCCGGCAGGAGCATGCCGCGAGGCGACGGGGGCCTGCTGGTCTGTCATCACGAAAAACCTGCGCTTTGTGATCTTTGGGTTCTACCCCTATGATCAGCAATGGAGGCCCCTGGTGGCGATGTTGCTCCTCATCGGGTTACTCTTCTACAGCAGGGACCGGAATCACTGGAAGAAATCCCTCGCCTATGCCTGGATCCTGGGTCTCGTCATAATGGGTTTTCTTATGAGGGGCGGACTCTTCGGATTGGTTCCAGTGGAGACTACAAAATGGGGTGGCCTACCGCTCACACTCCTTTTATCCGTATTCGGTCTGACCGCGGCTTACCCCTTGGGGGTCCTCCTGGCCCTGGGCCGCCAGAGCCGGATGCAGGGCGTGAAATATCTCTCCGTTATATACATCGAGTTGATCCGTGGAGTTCCTCTCATCAGCCTTCTCTTTATGTCGGCCATCATCTTTCCGCTCTTCCTTCCGGAAGGTGTCAACATCAACAAGATTCTGCGCGCCCAAGTGGCCATCATCCTCTTTACTGCGGCATATATCGCTGAGGTTGTCAGGGGAGGGCTCCAGGGCATGTCCAAGGGGCAGTACGAGGCAGCGGAATCCCTGGGTCTGAATTACTATCTCACCATGCGCCTGGTGATTCTTCCCCAGGCCCTCAAGATCGTGATTCCTCCCACGGTCAGCATCCTCATTTCCGCCTTCAAGGACACCTCCCTCGTTGTGATCATCGCTTTGTGGGACCTGCTCAAGACCTCCAAGGCCGTTCTATCCAATCCCGAGTGGATGGGATTCAGCCGGGAGATGTATATCTTTGTGGCGATCCTGTATTTCCTCGGTTGTTTTTCCATGTCCAATTACAGTCGAAAACTTGAAAAGGAACTGTCCCAGGGTGAGCGTTGA
- a CDS encoding ABC transporter permease, with protein MNDLNVAVILGSIVAGAAPIVLASLGETISEKAGVINLSLDGSILLSAMVAFVTAFETKNLLLGFAGGAAAGAVIAGVVGLFSIYLGQSQVAVGFVLTLTARDLAYFFGNPYARQYGPQVIPWPIPGLHEIPLVGQAFFNHGWIVYASMLMIFLCWWYFYRTPQGLRLRMVGEHPEAAYARGTDSRAVQMTYTVIGGLLVGLAGAAFSLCVKPGWGRPQGAEGTGWIALAIVIFGGWHPVKVALGAYLFSFLQVMGIQFQRWWPSIPAQVFQVAPFPLMIFTLLLLSAAQRRSGADLDGAPSILARIVGVLGGAPPRALGKTFSPE; from the coding sequence ATGAATGATCTGAATGTCGCCGTAATACTCGGATCCATCGTGGCGGGGGCTGCTCCCATCGTCTTGGCCTCTCTCGGGGAGACGATCTCGGAGAAGGCCGGAGTGATCAACCTGTCCCTCGACGGATCGATTCTGCTCAGCGCCATGGTCGCTTTTGTCACGGCATTCGAAACGAAGAATCTCCTCCTGGGCTTTGCAGGCGGTGCCGCGGCGGGTGCCGTGATCGCGGGTGTTGTGGGTCTGTTCAGTATCTACTTGGGTCAATCCCAGGTGGCGGTCGGCTTCGTCCTCACCCTCACGGCACGGGATCTCGCCTATTTTTTCGGAAATCCATATGCCAGGCAGTACGGGCCTCAGGTGATACCCTGGCCCATCCCAGGGCTCCATGAGATCCCCCTGGTAGGACAGGCATTCTTCAACCACGGATGGATCGTCTATGCCTCCATGTTGATGATTTTCCTCTGCTGGTGGTATTTTTACAGGACTCCCCAGGGCCTTCGTCTCAGGATGGTCGGGGAGCATCCCGAGGCGGCCTATGCAAGGGGGACGGACAGCCGTGCCGTCCAGATGACGTATACCGTCATTGGAGGGCTCCTGGTGGGACTCGCAGGGGCGGCTTTTTCCCTTTGCGTCAAGCCCGGGTGGGGCCGCCCCCAGGGGGCGGAAGGGACGGGATGGATCGCCCTTGCCATCGTGATCTTCGGGGGGTGGCATCCCGTCAAGGTCGCCCTTGGGGCCTACCTGTTCTCATTTCTCCAGGTCATGGGAATCCAGTTCCAGAGGTGGTGGCCTTCCATACCGGCGCAGGTGTTTCAGGTCGCCCCCTTCCCCCTCATGATCTTTACGCTTCTGCTCCTTTCCGCGGCCCAAAGAAGGTCCGGGGCTGACCTTGACGGAGCCCCTTCCATCCTGGCAAGAATTGTCGGCGTACTAGGTGGTGCTCCCCCGAGGGCCCTTGGGAAGACCTTTTCCCCGGAATAA
- the larA gene encoding nickel-dependent lactate racemase gives MKEYYLLGHEGKVPFQLPEEWRVLKNAVLKSVPAEKGVYELTEEALDNPVGTPRIEEMIGPGDKVAIILDDATRPTPRREMLECLLERLEGCGVGPDRIDLVFALGTHRPLTEREVEGLLGTELKRKLRYHQHDCKSRELVSVGTLRAAGEVKIHPVVAGADFRIALGSILPHPMNGFGGGAKIILPGVANEKAIQDHHTALLVSKGLAFGRLEGNPFRDEINEAGRLSRLDFILNAVYNASEQVKGIVAGDLDKAHAHGAEWTLKECSATFDEPADVSIVSAFPHLEGPQVTKPLGPATMITREGGTVILYSSAIHGGGFPEPLLQAFDTAFGLCKNGDTKGLILDFLKRRELIVPSAPMDFNCALDLTLLYLSRIKVVMVCRDVNQEQAERLGFSYAPSLEEAIAFVSREKPVATVNILPSGGLAIPIVKEPVIFH, from the coding sequence ATGAAGGAATACTATTTATTGGGACACGAAGGAAAGGTCCCGTTTCAACTGCCGGAGGAGTGGCGGGTTTTGAAAAACGCCGTTTTGAAATCTGTGCCTGCTGAAAAGGGCGTTTACGAGTTGACCGAAGAAGCCCTCGACAACCCCGTGGGTACTCCCCGGATCGAGGAAATGATAGGTCCGGGGGACAAGGTGGCCATCATCCTTGATGACGCCACCCGGCCCACACCGAGAAGGGAGATGCTCGAGTGTCTCTTGGAACGACTGGAGGGATGCGGAGTCGGTCCCGACAGGATCGACCTGGTCTTTGCTCTGGGAACACATCGTCCCCTTACGGAAAGGGAAGTGGAAGGGCTGCTGGGGACGGAACTCAAGCGAAAACTCAGATATCACCAGCATGACTGCAAATCCCGGGAACTCGTTTCCGTCGGGACCTTGAGGGCGGCCGGAGAAGTGAAGATTCATCCCGTGGTGGCAGGGGCCGATTTCCGCATCGCCCTCGGATCCATTCTACCCCATCCCATGAACGGTTTTGGAGGGGGGGCCAAAATAATCCTGCCCGGCGTGGCCAACGAGAAGGCCATCCAGGATCATCACACTGCACTGTTGGTCTCAAAAGGCCTGGCCTTCGGAAGGCTCGAGGGAAATCCTTTCCGGGATGAAATCAACGAGGCGGGAAGGCTTTCCAGGCTGGATTTCATACTCAACGCCGTTTACAATGCGAGCGAGCAGGTCAAGGGAATCGTGGCCGGAGATCTGGACAAGGCCCATGCTCACGGAGCCGAATGGACCCTGAAGGAATGTTCCGCCACCTTCGATGAACCTGCGGACGTAAGCATCGTCTCAGCCTTTCCACACCTGGAGGGGCCCCAAGTCACCAAGCCCCTCGGTCCCGCCACGATGATCACCAGGGAAGGAGGAACCGTCATCCTTTACTCCAGCGCCATTCACGGAGGCGGATTTCCCGAGCCCCTCCTCCAGGCATTTGATACGGCCTTTGGGCTTTGCAAAAACGGCGACACCAAGGGCCTCATCCTGGACTTCCTCAAACGGCGCGAACTGATCGTGCCCTCAGCCCCAATGGACTTCAACTGCGCCCTCGACCTTACCCTCCTTTATCTAAGCCGGATAAAAGTGGTGATGGTTTGCCGGGATGTAAATCAAGAGCAGGCGGAGAGATTGGGTTTTTCCTACGCCCCCTCGCTTGAGGAGGCCATTGCCTTCGTTTCAAGGGAAAAACCCGTTGCCACGGTCAACATCCTGCCCTCGGGCGGCCTGGCCATTCCCATCGTGAAGGAACCTGTCATTTTCCATTGA
- a CDS encoding ABC transporter permease, with translation MIGKGRKGWNRTLFEILVMLAGLFALNTIILLIAGAPPIEAFKYLFQGSLGSWIKIGQVLTGWIPLTLCACGLVFSFRVGLWNIGVEGQVLAGAVCATAVLRLGTDGGAPSLMLVMAFLGGVLGGSLWAVLAGVLKTKGGVNEIFGGLGLNFVAQGITLWLIFGPWKRPGIASMSGTEVFPKALWLPAIQGLRINPGGLALTVGVILLTGWMLRQTRLGLALKGIGSNPRAAYLHGLKPQRYFIVAMALAGACAGMAGAFQVTGVYHRLIPSISSNYGYLALLVVMLAGFRLGWSPAIAFFFVSLNVGSIQLPMMLQVDSSLSGIIQGTFVLAALLLYAWRRKRKGTEP, from the coding sequence ATGATCGGTAAGGGGCGGAAAGGATGGAACCGGACTCTTTTCGAGATTCTGGTTATGCTTGCCGGTCTCTTCGCCCTGAACACCATAATCCTGCTGATTGCCGGCGCACCCCCGATCGAGGCTTTCAAGTATCTTTTCCAGGGATCACTGGGGTCCTGGATCAAAATCGGCCAGGTCTTGACCGGATGGATTCCTCTTACCCTCTGTGCTTGCGGCCTGGTCTTCAGCTTCAGGGTGGGACTCTGGAATATCGGCGTGGAGGGCCAGGTGCTTGCCGGGGCCGTTTGCGCCACGGCCGTTTTGCGCCTGGGAACGGATGGTGGAGCGCCGTCCCTTATGCTTGTTATGGCCTTCTTAGGTGGGGTGCTCGGAGGGAGCCTATGGGCCGTCCTTGCGGGTGTCCTTAAGACCAAGGGAGGGGTCAATGAAATTTTCGGGGGATTGGGGCTGAACTTCGTTGCCCAGGGAATCACCCTCTGGCTTATATTCGGGCCGTGGAAGAGACCGGGGATTGCTTCCATGAGCGGCACGGAAGTCTTCCCCAAGGCCCTTTGGCTTCCCGCCATCCAGGGACTAAGGATCAATCCGGGCGGCCTGGCCCTGACCGTGGGAGTCATTCTACTGACGGGCTGGATGCTCCGCCAAACACGGCTTGGACTCGCTCTGAAGGGAATCGGAAGCAATCCTCGGGCCGCCTATCTTCACGGATTGAAACCCCAACGTTATTTTATCGTGGCCATGGCCCTTGCCGGTGCCTGCGCAGGGATGGCCGGAGCCTTCCAGGTGACGGGGGTCTACCATCGGCTCATTCCATCCATCTCCAGCAACTACGGATACCTGGCGCTGCTGGTGGTCATGCTGGCGGGCTTTCGCCTGGGGTGGTCTCCTGCTATCGCCTTCTTTTTTGTGTCCTTGAACGTGGGGAGCATCCAGCTTCCCATGATGCTCCAGGTGGATTCATCCCTGAGCGGAATTATCCAGGGGACTTTCGTCCTTGCCGCTTTGCTGCTTTATGCATGGAGGAGGAAAAGGAAGGGCACGGAACCATGA
- a CDS encoding amino acid ABC transporter substrate-binding protein: MRLRFLVRASVLVFVLLWVAALTTSCGKSEETAQLEKRATELEKKVADLQKQLEEAKSAAPSAAGKTLETVRKRGYLLAGVNGDVYGFSMPDEKGVWKGLDVDTAKAIAAAVFGDAEKVKFVALTAVQRLPALQSKEIDVLCRNTTQTLTRETTNGLNFCHVNFYDGQGFLVNKKTGIKSAKELDGATVCVLPGTTTEMNAADFFRKNGFKWKPVVIEQASELNKAFFAGRCDVLTSDSSQLAAHRSVAPNPDDYVLLPEIISKEPLAPVVRHGDDQWYDIVNWTVMALIEAEELGITSKNVDEKLKSKDPKVMRFLGVTPGMGKALGLDDKWAYNIIKQVGNYGEIFERNVGVNTKLGLKRGLNALWTEGGLMYAAPFR; the protein is encoded by the coding sequence ATGCGTTTACGTTTTCTCGTAAGGGCGAGTGTATTGGTTTTCGTACTCCTTTGGGTGGCGGCCCTCACCACTTCGTGCGGTAAATCCGAAGAAACGGCCCAACTGGAGAAGAGGGCGACGGAACTGGAAAAGAAGGTGGCTGACCTCCAGAAGCAACTCGAAGAGGCGAAAAGCGCTGCACCGTCGGCAGCCGGCAAGACCCTTGAAACCGTCCGAAAGAGGGGTTACCTTCTGGCCGGCGTAAACGGCGATGTTTACGGATTCAGCATGCCGGATGAAAAGGGCGTGTGGAAGGGTCTCGACGTGGATACGGCCAAGGCCATCGCCGCAGCGGTCTTCGGGGATGCGGAAAAGGTGAAGTTCGTGGCGCTTACAGCTGTCCAACGGCTTCCGGCCCTCCAGTCCAAGGAAATCGACGTGCTCTGCAGGAACACGACACAGACCCTGACCAGGGAGACCACCAACGGCCTGAACTTCTGCCACGTCAACTTCTATGATGGCCAGGGTTTCCTGGTTAACAAAAAGACGGGGATCAAAAGCGCTAAGGAACTCGACGGTGCGACGGTCTGCGTGCTTCCGGGAACGACCACGGAGATGAATGCCGCGGATTTCTTCCGGAAAAACGGCTTCAAATGGAAACCCGTTGTCATAGAGCAGGCCTCCGAGCTTAATAAGGCCTTTTTCGCCGGCCGCTGTGATGTGCTCACATCCGACTCTTCCCAGTTGGCCGCCCACCGTTCAGTAGCACCTAATCCCGATGATTATGTGTTGCTCCCCGAAATCATCTCCAAAGAGCCCTTGGCCCCGGTGGTACGCCATGGAGACGACCAGTGGTATGACATCGTGAACTGGACCGTCATGGCCCTCATTGAGGCGGAGGAACTGGGTATCACCTCCAAGAATGTTGATGAAAAGCTCAAGAGCAAGGATCCCAAAGTCATGCGTTTTCTTGGGGTGACTCCTGGAATGGGTAAAGCCCTCGGGCTGGATGACAAGTGGGCATACAATATCATCAAGCAGGTGGGCAACTACGGTGAAATCTTCGAAAGAAACGTGGGCGTCAATACCAAGCTCGGTCTTAAGCGGGGATTGAACGCCCTGTGGACAGAGGGCGGCCTGATGTATGCCGCGCCTTTCCGTTAA
- a CDS encoding BMP family ABC transporter substrate-binding protein, which translates to MVGTAEAKKPFMFGLLMVGPYNDHGWSQAHFEAGKYVEEKLPGTKMIYIDKVNPADRPGITVPQLVDDLVSKGVKVIIANSDDMKDGTREAALQHPDVYFVHISGDDALTGKAPKNLSNLMGRMEYGKMMAGFVAALTTKTGKIGYLGPLNNEETRRLAASCYLGARYAWEKVLKRDPRDLTFQVTWIGFWFNIPGVTADPTQVAQNFFNTGHDVVVSGIDTTEALVVAGQKRQEGKEVWAIPYDYEGACSGAPFACLGVPYFNWGPGYVHFIKAAMEGKWKQEWLWLGPDWNDINNKDTSNIGFQPGTALSVDTHGALIAFIHDLASGKVNLFKGPLNYQDGKPFVKAGETATDQQIWYMEQLLEGMTGQSAAK; encoded by the coding sequence ATGGTCGGGACCGCGGAGGCCAAAAAACCTTTCATGTTCGGGCTCTTGATGGTGGGACCATACAATGACCACGGATGGAGCCAGGCCCACTTCGAGGCCGGAAAGTACGTGGAAGAGAAGCTTCCTGGGACCAAGATGATTTATATCGACAAGGTCAATCCGGCGGACAGGCCTGGCATCACCGTCCCCCAGTTGGTGGATGACCTCGTGTCCAAGGGGGTGAAGGTGATCATCGCCAACTCCGATGACATGAAGGACGGGACCAGGGAAGCGGCCCTCCAGCATCCGGACGTATATTTTGTGCATATCTCCGGGGATGATGCCTTGACCGGAAAGGCCCCGAAGAATCTCTCCAATCTCATGGGCCGAATGGAGTACGGCAAGATGATGGCGGGATTCGTGGCGGCCCTTACCACCAAGACCGGGAAGATCGGTTACCTCGGCCCCCTGAACAACGAGGAGACCCGGCGTCTGGCGGCCTCCTGCTACCTGGGTGCCCGCTACGCCTGGGAAAAGGTGCTCAAGAGGGACCCCCGGGATCTCACCTTCCAGGTGACCTGGATCGGGTTCTGGTTCAATATTCCAGGGGTGACCGCTGATCCGACCCAGGTCGCCCAGAATTTTTTCAATACCGGCCATGACGTGGTGGTTTCCGGGATCGACACCACGGAGGCCCTTGTAGTGGCAGGTCAGAAACGACAGGAGGGCAAGGAGGTGTGGGCCATCCCTTATGATTACGAAGGAGCCTGCTCGGGAGCTCCCTTTGCCTGTCTCGGGGTGCCTTACTTCAATTGGGGTCCTGGGTACGTCCATTTCATCAAGGCGGCCATGGAAGGAAAATGGAAACAGGAATGGCTCTGGCTTGGACCGGACTGGAACGATATCAATAATAAAGACACGAGCAATATCGGTTTCCAACCCGGGACCGCCCTTTCCGTTGATACCCACGGCGCCCTGATCGCTTTCATCCATGACCTTGCCTCAGGAAAGGTAAACCTTTTTAAGGGACCCCTGAACTACCAGGATGGAAAACCCTTCGTAAAGGCGGGTGAGACCGCAACGGACCAACAGATTTGGTACATGGAGCAACTCCTCGAAGGAATGACGGGGCAGAGCGCTGCAAAATAG
- a CDS encoding ATP-binding cassette domain-containing protein, whose amino-acid sequence MHITLKNIHKHYGKIRANNGITLDILPGTIHGILGENGAGKSTLMKILAGYVRKTRGAVLLDGREVEYRGPASATGLGIGMLYQDPLDFPSMTVIENFMMGRVSGFFMRKPDHLRRLGELADSLGFELDPERTVKDLTVGERQQLELLRLLALGVEVLILDEPTTGISSLQREILFGALKSLAARGKTILLVSHKLEDMEVLCDRLTVLRQGKVTGEMSRPFDTAKLLNWMFGSVPAPPPCSKARLGEPVLSVKELSGAGGRAGLRSCTMTIRQGEVVGLAGLSGSGQDVFLRLAAGLLPPLNGRILLGARDMTGKGYHSFRDRGVTFLPTARLEEGLIPGLSILEHFALHQRGGIRVAWNRALSGARENIRRFRIVGNPYSAARSLSGGNQQRLLLSLIPRDPRLLLLENPTRGLDMESVQWVWEHLMTYVEKGASIIFSSPELEEIMQVADRVVVFFNGSVVRDVKTGDTNLEDLGRAIAGRV is encoded by the coding sequence ATGCACATCACCCTGAAAAACATTCACAAGCATTACGGAAAGATCAGGGCGAACAACGGCATCACTCTGGATATCCTGCCGGGAACCATTCACGGCATTCTGGGGGAGAACGGCGCCGGGAAGAGCACCTTGATGAAGATCCTGGCCGGATACGTCCGCAAGACCCGGGGAGCTGTTCTCCTGGACGGAAGGGAAGTGGAGTACCGGGGACCTGCCTCCGCCACCGGGCTGGGAATCGGTATGCTTTACCAGGACCCCCTCGATTTTCCCTCCATGACGGTCATCGAGAATTTCATGATGGGACGCGTCAGTGGATTCTTCATGAGAAAACCCGATCACCTGCGCCGACTCGGGGAACTGGCGGATTCCCTGGGTTTTGAACTGGATCCGGAACGGACCGTGAAGGACCTCACTGTTGGAGAACGGCAGCAGCTTGAGCTTCTGAGGCTCCTCGCCCTGGGAGTCGAAGTCCTGATCCTGGATGAGCCTACGACCGGCATCTCCAGTCTCCAGAGGGAAATCCTGTTTGGGGCCCTCAAGAGCTTGGCGGCCAGAGGTAAGACCATTCTCCTTGTTTCCCATAAGCTTGAGGACATGGAAGTGCTTTGTGACCGGCTTACCGTACTCCGGCAGGGAAAGGTGACCGGCGAGATGAGCCGCCCTTTTGATACGGCAAAGCTTCTCAACTGGATGTTCGGTTCCGTGCCGGCCCCGCCCCCTTGCAGCAAGGCCCGGTTGGGAGAACCGGTTCTTTCCGTTAAGGAACTCTCGGGGGCGGGAGGAAGGGCAGGTCTTAGATCCTGCACCATGACCATCCGGCAAGGTGAAGTGGTGGGTCTGGCGGGACTGTCGGGAAGCGGGCAGGACGTCTTCTTGAGGCTTGCGGCCGGACTTCTCCCACCCCTTAATGGAAGGATACTACTTGGGGCCAGGGACATGACGGGGAAAGGGTACCATTCCTTCAGGGACCGAGGAGTGACCTTTCTGCCGACAGCCCGACTGGAAGAGGGATTGATCCCCGGGCTGAGCATACTGGAACATTTCGCATTGCATCAAAGAGGAGGGATAAGGGTCGCCTGGAACAGGGCGCTGAGCGGAGCCCGGGAGAATATCCGTCGCTTCCGGATTGTGGGAAACCCTTACTCGGCCGCCCGATCCCTCTCAGGGGGAAACCAGCAGAGATTGCTTCTTTCCTTGATACCCCGAGATCCCCGGCTCCTTCTTCTCGAAAACCCCACCCGCGGTCTGGACATGGAATCGGTTCAGTGGGTGTGGGAACATCTCATGACTTACGTAGAAAAAGGGGCGAGCATCATCTTTTCCTCTCCTGAACTGGAAGAGATCATGCAAGTGGCCGACAGGGTTGTTGTGTTTTTCAACGGTTCCGTGGTTCGTGACGTGAAAACCGGTGATACGAATCTTGAGGATCTCGGCCGCGCGATCGCAGGGAGGGTATAG
- a CDS encoding amino acid ABC transporter permease — protein sequence MATQKGEKIPFWLDPKKRAVFFQFCVFCMVGLLAYYLVSNTLENLEKQSIATGWSFLHKESSFEIGESLISYSAASTYLRALIVGALNTLKVSFIGIIFTVILGTIIGVARLSSNWLVSKLAGLYIEVMQDIPVLLQLFFWYAIFYESLPGPHDALSPIKGLFLSNRGVAFAVPARHPAHLYMLLALAAAVIAVYLIRRWAKKRQDATGKIFPTFRVGIALIIGLPLGVWLAFGAPTAMNIPRISGFNFKGGMTLSPEFIALLLGLVLYTSAFVAEVVRAGIQSVSKGQREAAMAIGLRPTLVLNLVILPQALRVIIPPLTSQMLNLTKNSSLAVAIGYPDFVSVANTTINQTGQSIEGVALIMAVYLIFSLSTSAFMNWYNKRVKLVER from the coding sequence ATGGCGACCCAAAAAGGGGAAAAGATTCCATTCTGGCTGGATCCCAAGAAACGGGCGGTATTCTTCCAGTTTTGCGTCTTTTGTATGGTGGGACTCCTGGCCTATTATCTGGTATCCAATACCCTTGAAAATTTAGAAAAACAGTCTATCGCGACGGGATGGTCCTTCCTCCATAAGGAATCTTCCTTCGAGATCGGGGAATCCTTGATCTCCTATTCCGCCGCCAGCACCTACCTGCGGGCCTTGATTGTCGGGGCCCTGAACACATTAAAGGTTTCCTTCATCGGTATCATTTTCACGGTGATCCTGGGGACCATTATCGGGGTGGCCCGTCTTTCCAGCAACTGGTTGGTATCCAAGCTGGCCGGCCTGTATATAGAGGTGATGCAGGATATTCCCGTACTTCTCCAGCTCTTCTTCTGGTATGCCATCTTTTATGAAAGCCTCCCGGGTCCCCACGATGCCCTTTCACCAATAAAAGGACTTTTTCTCTCAAACCGAGGAGTCGCCTTTGCAGTCCCCGCTCGCCATCCCGCCCATCTATACATGCTTTTGGCCCTTGCCGCCGCTGTTATCGCGGTCTACCTGATCCGGCGTTGGGCAAAGAAGCGGCAGGATGCGACCGGGAAAATCTTTCCAACCTTCCGGGTGGGCATCGCCCTCATTATTGGGCTGCCTCTGGGCGTCTGGCTGGCCTTCGGAGCTCCGACGGCCATGAATATCCCGCGGATTTCCGGTTTTAATTTTAAGGGTGGTATGACCCTCAGCCCCGAGTTTATCGCTCTGCTCCTCGGGCTGGTCCTTTACACGTCCGCTTTTGTGGCCGAGGTTGTCCGGGCGGGAATCCAGTCGGTAAGCAAGGGTCAAAGGGAAGCGGCCATGGCCATCGGCTTGAGGCCCACCCTCGTCCTGAACCTGGTGATCCTGCCCCAGGCCTTAAGGGTGATCATCCCCCCCCTGACCAGCCAGATGCTCAACCTGACCAAGAACAGTTCCCTGGCCGTGGCCATTGGTTACCCGGATTTCGTATCCGTAGCCAACACGACCATCAATCAAACGGGCCAATCCATTGAAGGAGTGGCCCTGATCATGGCAGTTTACCTTATTTTCAGCTTGTCTACATCGGCCTTCATGAACTGGTACAACAAACGTGTAAAACTCGTTGAGAGATAA